The Plodia interpunctella isolate USDA-ARS_2022_Savannah chromosome 11, ilPloInte3.2, whole genome shotgun sequence genome includes a window with the following:
- the eRF3 gene encoding eukaryotic peptide chain release factor GTP-binding subunit ERF3A isoform X1, whose translation MSNNGAPDSWESQADVIGEQGAKDSNDVSTKFSTLNVNAVEFVPSFCKPSQASDNTDSDSPTTPQKSESASTNSAGSPVLNGCGDGGGESGDGGAASASPRVEEPPPVPAVAAAAPPVPPDVSPTADSWEAEADDALLTPEENNEPDEEEIDPQEDGETAKKIPKKKPPRVEDTRSKKEHVNVVFIGHVDAGKSTIGGQIMSLTGMVDKRTLEKYEREAREKSRESWYLSWALDTNQEERDKGKTVEVGRAYFETEKKHFTILDAPGHKSFVPNMIGGAAQADLAVLVISARKGEFETGFDRGGQTREHAMLAKTAGVKHLVALVNKMDDPTVNWDEKRYNECRDKIMPYLKKLGFNPAKDLSFLPVSGQTGQGLLERVTEEICPWYRGPSFIQLIDELPSLNRKMDGPFIMPVVDKYKDMGTVLMGKVEAGMTRKGSVLFLMPNRAQVNVDQLWSDDIEVTSIGPGENVKVKLKGIEEEDVSPGFVLCDITEPITTGRIFDAQVVILEHKSIICAGYSAVMHIHCAAEEVTVKALICLVDKKTGEKSKTRPRFVKQDQVAIMRIECAGVICLEPFKKFAQMGRFTLRDENKTIAIGKVLKVIE comes from the exons atgtccAATAACGGTGCTCCGGACTCCTGGGAAAGTCAAGCGGATGTTATAGGTGAACAAGGTGCAAAAGATTCCAATGATGTGTCTACCAAATTTTCCACGTTGAATGTAAATGCCGTGGAATTCGTGCCTTCTTTTTGTAAGCCTTCGCAGGCTAGCGACAATACTGATTCCGATTCCCCCACTACACCACAAAAATCTGAAAGTGCATCCACAAATTCAGCTGGAAGTCCTGTCTTAAACG GATGCGGCGACGGAGGTGGCGAAAGTGGAGATGGCGGGGCTGCGTCGGCATCTCCGCGTGTTGAGGAGCCCCCTCCTGTGCCGGCGGTGGCCGCAGCAGCGCCGCCCGTGCCGCCTGACGTGTCACCCACCGCCGACAGCTGGGAAGCCGAGGCTGATGACGCGCTACTCACCCCTGAAGAAAACAACGAACCTGATGAAGAAGAAATCGATCCACAG GAGGATGGCGAAACGGCAAAAAAGATTCCTAAGAAAAAGCCACCTAGAGTGGAAGATACTAGGAGCAAGAAGGAGCATGttaatgttgtatttattgGACATGTTG acgCCGGCAAGTCTACAATTGGTGGTCAAATAATGTCATTGACTGGAATGGTGGACAAGAGAACACTAGAGAAATATGAGAGAGAAGCGAGAGAGAAGTCCAGAGAGTCTTGGTACTTATCATGGGCCCTCGATACTAACCAAGAAG AACGTGATAAAGGTAAAACTGTGGAAGTGGGGAGAGCATACTTTGAGACTGAAAAGAAGCATTTCACAATACTCGACGCGCCGGGTCATAAGAGTTTTGTGCCCAACATGATTGGCGGCGCGGCGCAGGCTGATCTGGCTGTGTTG gtTATATCTGCACGTAAAGGTGAATTCGAGACTGGATTTGACAGAGGAGGACAAACTCGTGAGCATGCTATGTTAGCCAAAACCGCTGGTGTGAAACATTTGGTTGCTCTCGTCAACAAGATGGACGACCCCACTGTCAACTGGGATGAGAAGAG ATACAATGAATGTCGAGACAAAATTATGCCATACCTCAAAAAATTAGGATTTAATCCGGCCAAGGACCTTTCTTTCTTACCTGTTTCTGGACAAACAGGACAAGGCTTATTGGAAAGA gtAACAGAAGAAATTTGTCCGTGGTACAGAGGGCCCTCGTTCATCCAGCTCATAGACGAGCTGCCGTCGCTGAACCGCAAGATGGACGGGCCCTTCATCATGCCCGTCGTGGATAAATACAAGGACATGGGCACCGTGCTCATGGGCAAGGTGGAGGCCGGTATGACCAGGAAAGGCAGCGTCTTATTCCTCATGCCTAACAGG GCCCAAGTCAACGTCGACCAGCTGTGGTCGGACGATATCGAAGTGACATCCATCGGTCCTGGCGAAAATGTTAAGGTGAAACTCAAAGGTATTGAAGAAGAGGATGTGTCGCCCGGATTTGTCCTGTGCGATATCACCGAACCTATCACCACTGGAAGA ATTTTCGATGCTCAAGTTGTGATATTGGAACACAAATCGATCATCTGTGCTGGATACTCAGCTGTCATGCACATACACTGCGCAGCTGAAGAAGTTACTGTAAAG gCTCTAATTTGTTTGGTGGATAAGAAGACTGGTGAGAAATCGAAGACGCGGCCGCGCTTCGTGAAACAGGACCAAGTGGCGATCATGAGGATAGAGTGCGCCGGCGTCATCTGTTTAGAACCCTTCAAGAAGTTTGCTCAAATGGGCAGATTCACACTTAGAGACGAga ataaAACTATTGCTATTGGAAAAGTCCTAAAAGTGATTGAGTAA
- the SCCRO3 gene encoding DCN1-like protein 3: MGHCLSCFKNQANADITTSQRKKDEMTEIVATHQVPAVMVSDYHQEEPLLQENESVTCYRNSANLQNANTLNSFGESCHSDITLQRTQPSAEKAPKLFYQKLPSIPRTMSSLGSSEVRVSDSKINQLFDQYKDSLEDAILAEGIENLCNDLQLNPDDFKVLVLAWKLNASQMCRFTKIEFIQGLKSMKTDSIKGIQQKLNEITSELKTDSEHFKDLYRFSFKFGLDVSTGQRILPTDIAVVLWRLVFTINEPPILDRWLNYLEKNNHIRGIPKDTWYMFLNFCEFVGNDLSMYDDTEAWPSLFDDFVEYENDQMNQNVSKNDMKIQD; encoded by the exons ATGGGCCATTGTCTAAGTTGTTTCAAAAACCAAGCTAATGCAGATATTACAACTtctcaaagaaaaaaagatg agATGACAGAAATTGTCGCAACACATCAAGTGCCTGCTGTGATGGTATCAGATTATCATCAGGAAGAGCCACTTTTACAAGAGAATGAAAGTGTGACCTGCTACAGGAATTCAGCAAATTTACAGAATGCTAATACATTGAACTCATTTGGAGAATCATGTCACAGTGACATTACCTTACAAAGAACACAACCAAGTGCTGAAAAAGCACCAAAACTGTTTTACCAAAAGCTGCCATCAATTCCACGAACCATGTCATCACTAGGATCAAGTGAAGTCCGTGTCTCTGATTCCAAGATAAATCAGTTATTTGACCAATATAAAGATTCATTAGAAGATGCAATTTTAGCTGAAGGCATAGAGAACCTCTGCAATGATTTGCAACTCAACCCTGATGACTTTAAGGTTTTAGTACTTGCCTGGAAGTTAAATGCTAGTCAAATGTGTCGGTTtacaaaaattgaatttatccAGGGACTGAAAAGTATGAAAACTGATTCTATAAAAGGCATACAgcaaaaactaaatgaaataacTAGTGAATTGAAGACAGATTCTGagcattttaaagatttgtataGATTCTCTTTTAAATTTGGATTAGACGTAAGTACTGGTCAGCGTATTCTTCCAACAGACATTGCAGTAGTCCTATGGCGACTTGTGTTCACAATCAATGAGCCTCCAATATTAGATAGGTGGCTGAACTACTTGGAAAAGAATAATCACATTCGTGGCATCCCAAAAGATACTTGGTAcatgtttttgaatttttgtgaatttgtggGAAATGATCTCAGTATGTATGATGACACAGAAGCATGGCCCAGCCTTTTTGATGACTTTGTGGAATACGAAAATGATCAAATGAATCAGAATGTCTCAAAAAACGATATGAAGATACAGgattaa
- the eRF3 gene encoding eukaryotic peptide chain release factor GTP-binding subunit ERF3A isoform X2: MRGCGDGGGESGDGGAASASPRVEEPPPVPAVAAAAPPVPPDVSPTADSWEAEADDALLTPEENNEPDEEEIDPQEDGETAKKIPKKKPPRVEDTRSKKEHVNVVFIGHVDAGKSTIGGQIMSLTGMVDKRTLEKYEREAREKSRESWYLSWALDTNQEERDKGKTVEVGRAYFETEKKHFTILDAPGHKSFVPNMIGGAAQADLAVLVISARKGEFETGFDRGGQTREHAMLAKTAGVKHLVALVNKMDDPTVNWDEKRYNECRDKIMPYLKKLGFNPAKDLSFLPVSGQTGQGLLERVTEEICPWYRGPSFIQLIDELPSLNRKMDGPFIMPVVDKYKDMGTVLMGKVEAGMTRKGSVLFLMPNRAQVNVDQLWSDDIEVTSIGPGENVKVKLKGIEEEDVSPGFVLCDITEPITTGRIFDAQVVILEHKSIICAGYSAVMHIHCAAEEVTVKALICLVDKKTGEKSKTRPRFVKQDQVAIMRIECAGVICLEPFKKFAQMGRFTLRDENKTIAIGKVLKVIE; the protein is encoded by the exons ATGAGAG GATGCGGCGACGGAGGTGGCGAAAGTGGAGATGGCGGGGCTGCGTCGGCATCTCCGCGTGTTGAGGAGCCCCCTCCTGTGCCGGCGGTGGCCGCAGCAGCGCCGCCCGTGCCGCCTGACGTGTCACCCACCGCCGACAGCTGGGAAGCCGAGGCTGATGACGCGCTACTCACCCCTGAAGAAAACAACGAACCTGATGAAGAAGAAATCGATCCACAG GAGGATGGCGAAACGGCAAAAAAGATTCCTAAGAAAAAGCCACCTAGAGTGGAAGATACTAGGAGCAAGAAGGAGCATGttaatgttgtatttattgGACATGTTG acgCCGGCAAGTCTACAATTGGTGGTCAAATAATGTCATTGACTGGAATGGTGGACAAGAGAACACTAGAGAAATATGAGAGAGAAGCGAGAGAGAAGTCCAGAGAGTCTTGGTACTTATCATGGGCCCTCGATACTAACCAAGAAG AACGTGATAAAGGTAAAACTGTGGAAGTGGGGAGAGCATACTTTGAGACTGAAAAGAAGCATTTCACAATACTCGACGCGCCGGGTCATAAGAGTTTTGTGCCCAACATGATTGGCGGCGCGGCGCAGGCTGATCTGGCTGTGTTG gtTATATCTGCACGTAAAGGTGAATTCGAGACTGGATTTGACAGAGGAGGACAAACTCGTGAGCATGCTATGTTAGCCAAAACCGCTGGTGTGAAACATTTGGTTGCTCTCGTCAACAAGATGGACGACCCCACTGTCAACTGGGATGAGAAGAG ATACAATGAATGTCGAGACAAAATTATGCCATACCTCAAAAAATTAGGATTTAATCCGGCCAAGGACCTTTCTTTCTTACCTGTTTCTGGACAAACAGGACAAGGCTTATTGGAAAGA gtAACAGAAGAAATTTGTCCGTGGTACAGAGGGCCCTCGTTCATCCAGCTCATAGACGAGCTGCCGTCGCTGAACCGCAAGATGGACGGGCCCTTCATCATGCCCGTCGTGGATAAATACAAGGACATGGGCACCGTGCTCATGGGCAAGGTGGAGGCCGGTATGACCAGGAAAGGCAGCGTCTTATTCCTCATGCCTAACAGG GCCCAAGTCAACGTCGACCAGCTGTGGTCGGACGATATCGAAGTGACATCCATCGGTCCTGGCGAAAATGTTAAGGTGAAACTCAAAGGTATTGAAGAAGAGGATGTGTCGCCCGGATTTGTCCTGTGCGATATCACCGAACCTATCACCACTGGAAGA ATTTTCGATGCTCAAGTTGTGATATTGGAACACAAATCGATCATCTGTGCTGGATACTCAGCTGTCATGCACATACACTGCGCAGCTGAAGAAGTTACTGTAAAG gCTCTAATTTGTTTGGTGGATAAGAAGACTGGTGAGAAATCGAAGACGCGGCCGCGCTTCGTGAAACAGGACCAAGTGGCGATCATGAGGATAGAGTGCGCCGGCGTCATCTGTTTAGAACCCTTCAAGAAGTTTGCTCAAATGGGCAGATTCACACTTAGAGACGAga ataaAACTATTGCTATTGGAAAAGTCCTAAAAGTGATTGAGTAA
- the LOC128673654 gene encoding uncharacterized protein LOC128673654, with translation MSVFHDDWNFRFDAQDIDKASNFKSKLLDLHEQILNLLDDEFKLSNIVYNGGSLAQSHDQELKMLMEKNKQLRQEIDCKLEGITRQQSQYEKYKQDQKQLSQEIKETHEAFLTAKKYYKKFLKMYYTIESRDIDKQTIFVQFFTESKKDSENYSMRLLRNTNTGNYELLCMTPNLPNFKEVQRKLKETNDVSEALCSVRQAFILIRANKRY, from the exons ATGAGTGTGTTTCATGATGATTGGAATTTTCGTTTCGATGCGCAAGATATTGACAAAGCCAGTAATTTCAAATCGAAGTTATTAGATCTCCACGAACAAATATTGAACCTGTTAGATGATGAATTTAAGCTATCTAACATTGTTTACAATGGTGGTTCCTTAGCTCAAAGCCATGACCAGGAACTTAAAATGCTAATGGAGAAAAATAAGCAACTACGTCAAGAAATTGATTGTAAATTGGAAGGAATAACGCGTCAACAATCAcagtatgaaaaatataagcaAG ATCAAAAGCAACTATcacaagaaataaaagaaacacaTGAAGCATTTCTCACAGCTAagaagtattataaaaagttcttgaaaatgtattatactATTGAGTCAAGAGACATTGATAAGCAGACCATTTTTGTACAATTCTTCACTGAATCGAAAAAGGATTCAGAAAACTACTCCATGCGCTTGCTGAGGAATACTAATACTGGAAATTATGAAT taCTCTGTATGACACCAAATCTTCCCAATTTTAAAGAAGTGCAAAGAAAACTTAAAGAAACAAATGATGTTTCAGAAGCCCTATGCAGTGTgagacaagcttttattttgataagagCAAATAagagatattaa